The Sphingomonas sp. KR3-1 genome contains a region encoding:
- the xrtA gene encoding exosortase A yields MTVAAAPAAGTAPATATFDARWQRHAAILGAVWLALLAIFHRDTLDLATIYWTNTTFGHCLFIAPVIGWLVWQRRAELSQVPPQGWWPGLAFVAAGGLGWMVGDAAGVALFRHAGLVLMLQGAVVSVLGPNLARGLLFPLCYMGFLVPFGDFLEGPLQDITIAMVMPMLHAFGVPASVDGVLITTSNGYFEVAEACSGAKFVIAMVAFGVLVANVCYVAWRRRAAFLVAAVIVPVLANGIRAFGTIYVAWWTSVEAATGFDHIVYGWVFFGLVMAAVLAIGWKWFDRDPDARWFDPSKLQAVPAQRLDAPVAGLLVLAVASLFLGWSSLNDARAARLPAQVALLEVPGWHRVPANARAPWSPNYPGADYFLIQRYADDSGRTVDLAVAVYATQHEGHELVGFGIGAIRENDKWVKIEDLGPVRQGAALRMTGPGRTEREVVTWYRIGGVLTGSEKRVKLETLRTKLLGGNQAGVAVLVSAEQGNENGAHAAIQDFLGALGPVEGVADRMTGAN; encoded by the coding sequence GTGACCGTCGCCGCTGCCCCGGCAGCGGGTACCGCACCCGCGACGGCGACCTTCGATGCCCGCTGGCAGCGCCATGCCGCGATCCTCGGCGCCGTCTGGCTGGCGCTGCTCGCGATCTTCCACCGCGACACGCTCGACCTCGCGACGATCTACTGGACCAACACCACCTTCGGGCATTGCCTGTTCATCGCACCGGTGATCGGCTGGCTGGTGTGGCAGCGCCGCGCCGAGCTGAGCCAGGTGCCGCCGCAGGGCTGGTGGCCCGGCCTCGCGTTCGTCGCTGCGGGCGGGCTGGGCTGGATGGTCGGCGATGCCGCAGGCGTCGCGCTGTTCCGCCATGCCGGCCTCGTGCTGATGCTCCAGGGCGCGGTGGTGAGCGTGCTCGGGCCGAACCTCGCGCGCGGGCTGCTCTTCCCGCTCTGCTACATGGGCTTCCTGGTGCCGTTCGGCGACTTTCTCGAAGGGCCGCTGCAGGACATCACGATCGCGATGGTGATGCCGATGCTCCACGCCTTTGGCGTGCCGGCAAGCGTCGACGGCGTGCTGATCACCACCTCGAACGGCTATTTCGAAGTGGCCGAAGCCTGCTCGGGCGCCAAGTTCGTCATCGCGATGGTCGCGTTCGGGGTGCTGGTGGCGAATGTCTGCTACGTCGCGTGGCGGCGGCGCGCGGCGTTCCTCGTCGCCGCGGTGATCGTGCCGGTGCTCGCCAACGGCATCCGCGCCTTCGGGACGATCTATGTGGCCTGGTGGACCTCGGTCGAGGCCGCCACGGGCTTCGACCATATCGTCTATGGCTGGGTGTTCTTCGGGCTGGTGATGGCCGCTGTGCTGGCGATCGGCTGGAAATGGTTCGACCGCGATCCCGACGCGCGCTGGTTCGATCCGTCGAAGCTGCAGGCAGTGCCGGCGCAGCGGCTCGACGCACCGGTGGCGGGGCTGCTGGTGCTGGCGGTGGCGAGCCTGTTCCTCGGCTGGTCGAGCCTCAACGACGCGCGCGCGGCCAGACTGCCGGCGCAGGTCGCGCTGCTCGAGGTGCCGGGCTGGCACCGCGTGCCCGCGAACGCCCGGGCACCCTGGTCGCCCAATTATCCGGGTGCCGATTATTTCCTGATCCAGCGCTATGCCGACGACAGCGGCCGCACGGTAGACCTGGCGGTGGCGGTCTATGCGACGCAGCACGAAGGGCACGAGCTGGTCGGCTTCGGCATCGGCGCGATCCGCGAGAACGACAAATGGGTGAAGATCGAGGATCTCGGCCCGGTGCGGCAGGGCGCCGCGCTGCGGATGACCGGGCCCGGCCGGACCGAGCGCGAGGTCGTCACCTGGTACCGGATCGGCGGGGTGCTGACCGGCAGCGAGAAGCGGGTGAAGCTGGAGACGCTCAGGACCAAGCTGCTCGGCGGCAACCAGGCCGGCGTGGCGGTGCTGGTCTCGGCCGAACAGGGCAACGAGAACGGCGCGCACGCGGCGATCCAGGACTTCCTGGGAGCGCTTGGTCCCGTCGAAGGGGTGGCCGATCGCATGACGGGCGCGAACTGA
- a CDS encoding XrtA/PEP-CTERM system amidotransferase: MCGIAGLYYPAIPKPVDPARIVQMTDALVHRGPDGSGVWVTAGVGLGHRRLAIIDLEGGVQPMATPDQGVVVTYNGEIYNFQEVRAELEAKGARFATDSDTEVLLHGWRAWGPRMLDRLNGMFAFALYDASTQSLFLARDRFGVKPLHYAELSDGAVAFASELKGLLAHPLFRRTPDFKAVEDYLGLGYVPDDTSILSGVKKLPAGHFLLLERGKPVPRPQRWWDIDFSKRATGRTRDLEAELIDLMRSAVRSRMIADVPLGAFLSGGVDSSAVVALMAESSKAAVKTCTIGFDEADHDETAYAQIVAERFATAHQARKVAADDFALIDTLVGAFDEPFADASALPTYRVCELARESVTVALSGDGADEAMAGYRRYKFFAAEERMRSLLPQNVRENLFGTLGRLYPKADWAPRPFRAKTTLLALAEGGEFAYPKAVGVTGPALRQRLYSDAMRKGLAGHSAEQRYVDAMRQAPARDGLDRAQYADIQHWLPGDILTKVDRASMAVSLEAREPLLDYRLVQFMATLPPSLRIRAGQGKWLMKKALEPYLPKDILYRPKMGFVTPISAWFRKALADEAAALGRSKLLHSTGWFDLHAIEKLAADHKAGRAEHGRTLWQLLMLERSLTRLFG, encoded by the coding sequence ATGTGCGGCATCGCCGGCCTGTATTACCCCGCCATCCCCAAGCCGGTGGATCCCGCGCGCATCGTGCAGATGACCGATGCGCTGGTCCATCGCGGGCCGGACGGGTCGGGCGTGTGGGTCACCGCCGGCGTCGGGCTCGGGCATCGCCGGCTGGCGATCATCGACCTCGAAGGCGGCGTCCAGCCGATGGCGACGCCGGACCAGGGCGTGGTCGTCACCTACAATGGCGAGATCTACAATTTCCAGGAGGTCCGCGCCGAGCTCGAGGCCAAGGGCGCGCGCTTCGCCACCGATAGCGATACCGAGGTGCTGCTCCATGGCTGGCGGGCCTGGGGGCCGCGGATGCTCGACCGGCTGAACGGCATGTTCGCCTTCGCGCTCTACGACGCCAGCACGCAGAGCCTGTTCCTGGCGCGCGACCGCTTCGGGGTGAAGCCGCTCCATTATGCCGAGCTGTCCGACGGGGCGGTGGCCTTCGCTTCGGAGCTCAAGGGACTGCTCGCGCACCCGCTGTTCCGCCGCACGCCCGACTTCAAGGCGGTCGAGGACTATCTCGGGCTCGGCTATGTCCCCGACGATACGTCGATCCTGAGCGGCGTGAAGAAGCTGCCCGCCGGGCATTTCCTGCTGCTCGAGCGCGGCAAGCCGGTGCCGCGGCCGCAGCGCTGGTGGGACATCGACTTCTCGAAGCGCGCGACGGGCAGGACCCGCGACCTCGAGGCGGAGCTGATCGACCTGATGCGAAGCGCGGTGCGTTCGCGGATGATCGCCGATGTGCCGCTCGGCGCGTTCCTCTCCGGCGGCGTCGACAGCTCGGCGGTGGTCGCGCTGATGGCCGAGTCGAGCAAGGCGGCAGTGAAGACCTGCACGATCGGCTTCGACGAGGCCGATCATGACGAGACAGCCTATGCGCAGATCGTCGCCGAGCGCTTCGCCACGGCGCACCAGGCGCGCAAGGTCGCGGCAGACGATTTCGCGCTGATCGACACACTGGTCGGCGCGTTCGACGAGCCCTTTGCCGATGCCTCGGCGCTGCCGACCTATCGCGTCTGCGAGCTGGCGCGCGAGAGCGTGACCGTGGCGCTGTCGGGCGACGGCGCGGACGAGGCGATGGCGGGATACCGGCGCTACAAGTTCTTCGCCGCCGAGGAACGGATGCGTTCGCTGCTGCCGCAGAATGTCCGCGAGAATCTGTTCGGGACGCTCGGGCGGCTCTATCCCAAGGCCGATTGGGCGCCGCGCCCGTTCCGCGCCAAGACGACGCTGCTCGCGCTCGCCGAGGGTGGCGAGTTCGCCTATCCCAAGGCGGTCGGCGTTACCGGGCCGGCGCTGCGTCAGCGGCTCTACAGCGACGCGATGCGCAAAGGGTTGGCCGGGCACAGCGCCGAGCAGCGCTACGTCGATGCGATGCGCCAGGCGCCGGCGCGCGACGGGCTCGACCGGGCGCAATATGCCGATATCCAGCACTGGCTGCCGGGCGACATCCTCACCAAGGTCGATCGCGCGAGCATGGCGGTGAGCCTGGAGGCGCGCGAGCCCTTGCTCGACTATCGCCTCGTCCAGTTCATGGCGACCTTGCCGCCGTCGCTGCGGATCAGGGCGGGGCAGGGCAAGTGGCTGATGAAGAAGGCGCTCGAGCCCTATCTGCCCAAGGACATACTCTACCGGCCCAAGATGGGCTTCGTCACGCCGATCAGCGCCTGGTTCCGCAAGGCGCTGGCCGACGAGGCGGCGGCGCTGGGCCGCTCGAAGCTGCTCCACAGCACCGGCTGGTTCGACCTCCACGCGATCGAGAAGCTCGCGGCAGACCACAAGGCCGGGCGGGCGGAGCATGGCCGCACGCTGTGGCAGCTGCTGATGCTGGAGCGCAGCCTGACGCGGCTGTTCGGATAG
- a CDS encoding deoxyhypusine synthase gives MTDTLTKTAAANAPINDTRKAELLSKEVKHIDITKFDARPIVDAMADMSFTSRDLGRATKIYNEMLADKDCTVCLVIAGSTSAGGCMDLYAELIRNNMVDVVVATGATIVDMDFFEGLGHKHYQALEIPDDDTLRSLYIDRIYDTYIDEEALQNVDHTIFEIAETLEAKPYSSRAFIREMGKYLVEHGKKDNSLVKLAYEHDVPIFCPAFVDSSAGFGLVKHQVDRAKAGKPYMVLDAIADFRELTEIKIQAGTTGLLMIGGGVPKNFIQDTVVCAEILGHEDVEVHKYAVQITVADVRDGACSSSTLQEAASWGKVNTGIEQMVFAEAGSVMPLLASDAYHRGHWKDRAKRGWAKLFA, from the coding sequence ATGACCGACACCCTCACCAAGACCGCGGCGGCCAACGCCCCGATCAACGACACCCGCAAGGCGGAGCTTCTGTCGAAGGAAGTGAAGCACATCGACATCACCAAGTTCGATGCGCGCCCGATCGTCGACGCTATGGCCGACATGAGCTTCACCAGCCGCGACCTCGGCCGCGCCACCAAGATCTACAACGAGATGCTGGCCGACAAGGACTGCACCGTCTGCCTGGTGATCGCGGGCTCGACCTCGGCTGGCGGCTGCATGGACCTCTATGCCGAGCTGATCCGCAACAACATGGTCGACGTCGTGGTCGCCACCGGCGCGACCATCGTCGACATGGATTTCTTCGAGGGCCTTGGCCACAAGCACTATCAAGCGCTCGAAATCCCCGACGACGACACGCTGCGCTCGCTCTACATCGATCGCATCTACGACACCTATATCGACGAGGAAGCGCTCCAGAACGTCGACCATACGATCTTCGAGATCGCCGAGACGCTGGAAGCCAAGCCCTATTCGAGCCGCGCGTTCATCCGCGAGATGGGCAAGTATCTCGTCGAGCACGGCAAGAAGGACAACAGCCTGGTCAAGCTCGCCTATGAGCATGACGTGCCGATCTTCTGCCCGGCCTTCGTCGACTCGTCGGCCGGCTTCGGCTTGGTCAAGCACCAGGTCGACCGCGCCAAGGCGGGCAAGCCCTACATGGTGCTCGACGCGATCGCCGACTTCCGCGAACTCACCGAGATCAAGATCCAGGCGGGCACCACCGGGCTCCTCATGATTGGCGGCGGCGTGCCGAAGAACTTCATCCAGGACACCGTCGTCTGCGCCGAAATCCTCGGCCATGAGGACGTGGAAGTGCACAAGTACGCCGTGCAGATCACCGTCGCCGACGTGCGCGACGGCGCCTGCTCGTCCTCGACCCTCCAGGAGGCGGCGTCGTGGGGCAAGGTCAACACCGGCATCGAGCAGATGGTGTTCGCCGAGGCCGGCTCGGTGATGCCGCTGCTGGCGTCCGACGCCTATCACCGCGGCCACTGGAAGGATCGCGCCAAGCGCGGCTGGGCGAAGCTGTTCGCCTGA
- a CDS encoding type III PLP-dependent enzyme: MHQHHRALGLAPLSTAGSSVTGIDIAKQGPVQPVTLVRPHAAARAARFFVEKFPGKAMYAVKANPSPELLQILWDNGITTYDVASIGEVRLVARTLPEATLCFMHPVKAEEAIEEAYFTHGVRTFSLDCLDELAKIVRATSRDGVPASDLTLCVRLRVSSEHSKLSLASKFGAGPGEAAKLLFETRQVADALGICFHVGSQAMSPDAYSNAMERVRAAIVESAVTVDVIDVGGGFPSVYPGMTPPPLEHYFETIHRAFESLPVSYSAELWAEPGRALCAEYSSIVVRVERRRGAELYINDGAYGALFDAAHIDWKFPVELLREPESNAKDVEFSFYGPTCDDLDYMKGPFLLPADTRTGDYFEIGMLGAYGSAMRTAFNGFGTDATVAVTDEPMASMYVELTERRPAWNVVKL; encoded by the coding sequence TTGCACCAGCATCATCGCGCGCTGGGGTTAGCGCCCCTCTCGACCGCCGGCTCCTCCGTGACCGGCATCGACATCGCTAAGCAGGGTCCGGTCCAGCCGGTCACGCTCGTCCGTCCGCACGCTGCGGCGCGGGCCGCTCGGTTCTTCGTCGAGAAGTTCCCGGGCAAGGCCATGTATGCGGTCAAGGCGAATCCCTCGCCCGAGCTGCTGCAGATCCTGTGGGACAACGGCATCACCACCTATGACGTGGCGTCGATCGGCGAAGTGCGCCTGGTCGCGCGTACGCTGCCCGAAGCCACGCTCTGCTTCATGCACCCGGTCAAGGCCGAGGAAGCGATCGAAGAGGCGTATTTCACCCACGGCGTCCGCACCTTCTCGCTCGATTGCCTCGACGAGCTGGCCAAGATCGTCCGCGCCACCAGCCGCGACGGCGTGCCCGCGAGCGACCTGACGCTGTGCGTGCGCCTGCGCGTCTCGTCGGAGCATTCGAAGCTGAGCCTCGCGTCGAAGTTCGGCGCCGGCCCGGGCGAAGCCGCCAAGCTGCTGTTCGAGACCCGCCAGGTCGCCGATGCGCTGGGCATCTGCTTCCATGTCGGCTCGCAAGCGATGTCGCCCGATGCCTATTCGAACGCGATGGAGCGTGTGCGTGCGGCGATCGTCGAGTCGGCGGTCACCGTCGACGTGATCGACGTCGGCGGCGGTTTCCCCTCGGTCTATCCGGGCATGACCCCGCCGCCGCTCGAGCATTATTTCGAGACGATCCACCGCGCGTTCGAGAGCCTGCCGGTTTCCTATTCGGCCGAGCTCTGGGCCGAGCCGGGCCGTGCGCTGTGCGCCGAGTACAGCTCGATCGTGGTGCGCGTGGAGCGCCGCCGCGGAGCGGAGCTGTACATCAACGACGGCGCGTACGGCGCGCTGTTCGATGCCGCGCATATCGACTGGAAGTTCCCGGTCGAGCTGCTGCGCGAGCCCGAATCGAACGCCAAGGACGTCGAGTTCAGCTTCTACGGCCCGACCTGCGACGATCTCGATTACATGAAGGGCCCGTTCCTTCTGCCGGCGGACACCCGCACCGGCGATTATTTCGAGATCGGCATGCTCGGTGCCTATGGCTCGGCGATGCGCACCGCGTTCAACGGCTTCGGCACCGACGCGACCGTCGCAGTGACCGACGAACCGATGGCCTCGATGTATGTCGAGCTGACGGAACGCCGGCCGGCCTGGAACGTCGTCAAGCTGTAA
- a CDS encoding alpha/beta hydrolase, whose product MPEVIFPGPEGRLEGRFAPAPKPRAPVAMILHPHPNAGGTMNNRIVQELYKTFQRRGFATLRFNFRGVGKSQGTFDNGIGELSDAASALDWVQSFHPEASSTWVAGFGFGAWIGMQLLMRRPEIRGFISVAPPANMFDFTFLAPCPSSGIIIQGEDDEVVTPGAVQKLVDKLRTQKHITIHHDTIPGANHFFENEMDDLMKSVDKYLDMRLDPNSPIR is encoded by the coding sequence TTGCCCGAAGTCATCTTCCCCGGCCCCGAAGGCCGCCTCGAAGGCCGTTTCGCCCCCGCGCCCAAGCCGCGCGCGCCGGTCGCCATGATCCTCCACCCGCATCCCAATGCGGGCGGCACGATGAACAACCGCATCGTCCAGGAGCTCTACAAGACCTTCCAGCGCCGCGGCTTCGCGACGCTGCGCTTCAATTTCCGCGGCGTCGGCAAGAGCCAGGGCACGTTCGACAACGGCATCGGTGAGCTCAGCGACGCCGCCTCGGCGCTCGACTGGGTGCAGAGCTTCCACCCCGAAGCCAGCTCGACCTGGGTCGCCGGCTTCGGCTTCGGCGCCTGGATCGGCATGCAGCTGCTGATGCGCCGCCCGGAGATCCGCGGCTTCATCTCGGTCGCTCCGCCGGCGAACATGTTCGACTTCACCTTCCTCGCCCCCTGCCCGTCCTCGGGCATCATCATCCAGGGCGAGGACGACGAGGTGGTCACGCCGGGCGCAGTACAGAAGCTGGTCGACAAGCTGCGCACCCAGAAGCACATCACCATCCACCACGACACCATCCCCGGCGCGAACCATTTCTTCGAGAACGAAATGGACGACCTGATGAAGAGCGTGGACAAGTATCTGGACATGCGGCTGGATCCGAACTCGCCGATCCGGTGA
- a CDS encoding helix-turn-helix domain-containing protein, whose amino-acid sequence MPRLTEATAAKRRAHILDAAARCLFEQGLLATSVDDVCAAAGISKGAFYSHFPSKEVLIHAVADRLGGELGPLQGGSIAALADSLFERQIAPALPAANARFGIEMTAASAGDAGLRERMTANLERLRHAVEAEVRALVAAGTARADADPEAIGWLVQAQLMGVLCRNSVWPAQDEAALRRAMHLLLDSLLAPV is encoded by the coding sequence ATGCCGCGCCTGACCGAAGCCACCGCCGCGAAGCGTCGCGCGCATATCCTTGACGCGGCCGCGCGCTGCCTGTTCGAGCAGGGGCTGCTCGCCACTTCGGTGGACGATGTCTGCGCCGCCGCGGGGATCAGCAAGGGCGCCTTCTACAGCCATTTCCCGAGCAAGGAGGTGCTGATCCATGCGGTCGCCGACCGGCTCGGCGGCGAGCTCGGCCCGCTTCAGGGCGGCAGCATCGCCGCGCTCGCCGATTCGCTGTTCGAACGCCAGATCGCTCCTGCCCTGCCCGCCGCCAATGCCCGGTTCGGCATCGAGATGACCGCGGCGAGCGCCGGCGATGCCGGGCTGCGCGAGCGGATGACCGCCAATCTCGAGCGCCTGCGCCACGCCGTGGAGGCCGAAGTGCGCGCACTGGTCGCGGCCGGCACGGCGCGCGCGGATGCCGATCCCGAGGCGATCGGCTGGCTGGTCCAGGCGCAGCTGATGGGCGTGCTCTGCCGCAACTCGGTATGGCCTGCGCAGGACGAGGCGGCGTTACGCCGCGCGATGCACCTGCTCCTCGATAGCCTGCTCGCACCGGTTTAG
- a CDS encoding amidohydrolase family protein: protein MLTLGGGAGLALALPGAVLAATAAQPIIDVHLHAYPAAMKLPAAATNPVTGAKSTVRTGAEHLTACIAEMRRHNVVKGVVSGGDGDRLQAALDWHVRDPERFVAGAGIRGSDDTPLPPLEVLRKAFADGTIKVLGEVSAEYAGLSLSDPKFDPYLALAEEYDVPVALHIGTMPPGTPFDPCCRTARARWGHPETVEEALNKHPRLRLNLMHSGWPYLEETIAMLMLYPNINVDTGANAWLLPRPAFHDYLRQIVQSGFGKRVMFGSDNMFWPDAIGLAIEGVASATFLSAEEKRDIFYENARVFYRL, encoded by the coding sequence ATGTTGACGCTGGGCGGCGGCGCGGGGCTCGCGCTAGCCCTGCCCGGGGCCGTGCTTGCGGCAACCGCAGCGCAGCCGATCATCGACGTGCACCTGCACGCCTATCCCGCGGCAATGAAGCTGCCGGCCGCCGCCACCAACCCGGTCACCGGCGCGAAGAGTACTGTCCGCACCGGCGCCGAGCATCTCACCGCTTGCATCGCCGAGATGCGGCGGCACAATGTCGTGAAGGGCGTGGTCAGCGGCGGCGATGGCGACCGGCTGCAGGCGGCGCTCGACTGGCACGTGCGCGATCCCGAGCGTTTCGTCGCGGGCGCGGGCATCCGCGGATCGGACGACACGCCGCTGCCGCCGCTCGAGGTGCTGCGCAAGGCGTTCGCCGACGGGACGATCAAGGTGCTGGGCGAAGTCAGCGCGGAATATGCCGGCCTGTCGCTGAGCGACCCGAAGTTCGATCCGTACCTCGCGCTGGCCGAGGAATATGACGTGCCGGTGGCGCTGCACATCGGGACGATGCCGCCGGGCACGCCGTTCGATCCCTGCTGCCGCACCGCGCGGGCGCGCTGGGGGCATCCCGAGACGGTCGAGGAGGCGCTCAACAAGCACCCCAGGCTGCGGCTCAACCTGATGCACAGCGGCTGGCCCTATCTCGAAGAGACGATCGCGATGCTGATGCTCTATCCCAATATCAACGTGGACACCGGCGCCAACGCCTGGCTGCTGCCACGCCCCGCCTTCCACGATTACCTGCGCCAGATCGTCCAATCGGGCTTCGGCAAGCGCGTGATGTTCGGATCGGACAACATGTTCTGGCCCGACGCGATCGGCCTGGCGATCGAGGGCGTGGCAAGCGCGACCTTCCTCAGCGCGGAGGAGAAGCGGGACATCTTCTACGAGAATGCCAGGGTGTTTTACCGGCTGTAG
- a CDS encoding alpha/beta hydrolase, giving the protein MRKSLILLPFLLAARPALAQSAPPREIAYGSAALQRLDFYRAATADAPLVVFVHGGGWKRGDKGNATGGAKVAHFTAKGYAFASLDYRLVPGATVEQQTQDVADALGYLVKHARELGVDPAKVVVMGHSAGAHLAALVATDPRYLQKAGWSLDRIAGVVLLDGAAYDVPAQMSDGPRIMGGTYQAAFGSDSARQRALSPTLQAASPNARDFLILHVQREDGTRQSEALGRALTAAGARVTVQGFAGRGLQGHMEINRRLGDADYPATSVVDRWIEGVLAR; this is encoded by the coding sequence ATGCGTAAGTCCCTGATCCTGCTGCCCTTCCTGCTCGCCGCCAGGCCGGCGCTCGCCCAGTCGGCGCCGCCGCGCGAGATCGCCTATGGCAGCGCGGCGCTGCAGCGGCTCGATTTCTACAGGGCGGCGACGGCCGATGCGCCGCTGGTCGTGTTCGTGCATGGCGGCGGCTGGAAGCGCGGCGACAAGGGCAATGCCACCGGCGGCGCCAAGGTCGCGCACTTCACGGCCAAGGGCTATGCCTTCGCCAGCCTCGACTACCGGCTGGTGCCGGGCGCGACGGTGGAGCAGCAGACGCAGGACGTCGCCGATGCGCTGGGCTATCTCGTCAAGCATGCCCGCGAACTCGGCGTCGATCCCGCGAAAGTGGTGGTGATGGGGCATAGCGCCGGCGCGCATCTCGCTGCGCTGGTCGCCACCGATCCCCGGTACCTGCAAAAGGCGGGCTGGAGCCTCGACCGGATCGCCGGCGTCGTGCTGCTCGACGGCGCGGCCTATGACGTGCCGGCGCAGATGAGCGACGGGCCGCGGATCATGGGCGGCACCTATCAGGCGGCGTTCGGCAGCGACTCGGCGCGCCAGCGGGCACTATCGCCGACGCTGCAGGCCGCTTCCCCCAATGCACGGGACTTCCTGATCCTGCATGTGCAGCGCGAGGACGGCACCCGCCAGTCCGAAGCGCTGGGGCGTGCGCTGACGGCGGCGGGCGCGCGCGTGACGGTGCAGGGGTTCGCCGGGCGCGGGCTGCAGGGTCATATGGAGATCAACCGACGGCTCGGCGATGCGGACTATCCCGCCACTTCGGTGGTCGACCGCTGGATCGAGGGCGTGCTGGCGCGCTGA
- a CDS encoding MAPEG family protein, whose product MQREILAPVVALVAWTLVMLGWMMAMRMPAMRAAGIDMGKLTGSKGSDADKVLPPQAQWKAHNYNHLHEQPTLFYAISITLAVLDKGHGIALWLAWAYVILRIAHSLVQATFNKVSTRFALFVLSTAALAALTVCAGLALAMDAATPGPIVTTAAAYPH is encoded by the coding sequence ATGCAACGTGAAATCCTGGCGCCCGTGGTGGCGCTGGTCGCCTGGACGCTGGTGATGCTCGGCTGGATGATGGCGATGCGCATGCCGGCGATGCGCGCCGCGGGCATCGACATGGGCAAGCTCACCGGCTCCAAGGGCAGCGACGCCGACAAGGTGCTGCCGCCCCAGGCGCAGTGGAAGGCGCACAACTACAACCATCTCCACGAGCAGCCGACGCTGTTCTACGCGATATCGATCACGCTCGCGGTGCTGGACAAGGGGCATGGCATCGCGCTGTGGCTCGCTTGGGCCTATGTGATCCTGCGCATCGCCCACAGCCTGGTGCAGGCGACCTTCAACAAGGTCTCGACGCGCTTCGCGCTGTTCGTGCTTTCGACCGCGGCGCTGGCCGCGCTGACGGTGTGTGCGGGGCTGGCGCTGGCGATGGACGCGGCAACGCCCGGGCCGATCGTGACGACGGCTGCTGCCTACCCGCACTAG
- a CDS encoding DUF2093 domain-containing protein, whose amino-acid sequence MHAMSLLAELHYDASDFDVIRPGSHVVCAVTGDPIPLDQLKYWSAAFQEAYRGAPEATAAILAGGARNLKKG is encoded by the coding sequence ATGCATGCCATGTCGCTCCTTGCCGAACTCCATTACGACGCGTCCGATTTCGACGTGATCCGCCCGGGCTCCCACGTCGTCTGCGCCGTCACCGGCGATCCGATCCCGCTCGACCAGCTCAAATATTGGAGCGCCGCGTTCCAGGAAGCCTATCGCGGCGCGCCCGAGGCGACCGCCGCAATCCTGGCGGGCGGGGCGCGGAACTTGAAGAAGGGCTGA
- a CDS encoding pyridoxal-phosphate dependent enzyme, whose amino-acid sequence MRDAAAKVAAILPQTPLFVHEIRGVPVCFKAECLQPIGAFKIRGAWHRLTALDGPQREKGVVAFSSGNHAQGVAWAARKLGMPAVIVMPADAPRVKRDATLAMGAEVVSYDRATESREKIAAHLAHARGATLVPSFDDPWIIEGQGSAGIEAMSQIVEAKLPDFANVLVPCGGGGLAAGLALALPDAEMIVVEPEGWDDMTRSLEAGWIEPVGDNPPPTACDALQTTRVSPLTFDVLSRRGATGLAVSEAEIRAAQRWAAAKLRVVVEPGGAVALAALLAGKVDVKPGLLVVLSGGNADPDAYAHILSTKD is encoded by the coding sequence GTGCGGGACGCGGCTGCCAAGGTCGCGGCGATCCTGCCGCAAACGCCTCTTTTCGTTCATGAAATTCGCGGCGTCCCGGTATGTTTCAAGGCCGAGTGCCTGCAGCCGATCGGCGCGTTCAAGATCCGCGGCGCCTGGCACCGGCTGACCGCGCTCGACGGTCCGCAGCGCGAAAAGGGCGTGGTCGCTTTCTCGTCGGGAAACCATGCCCAGGGAGTCGCCTGGGCGGCCAGGAAGCTGGGCATGCCCGCGGTGATCGTGATGCCCGCCGACGCGCCCAGGGTGAAGCGCGACGCGACGCTGGCGATGGGGGCGGAGGTGGTCTCCTATGACCGCGCGACCGAGAGCCGCGAGAAGATCGCCGCGCATCTCGCCCATGCCCGCGGCGCCACCTTGGTGCCGAGCTTCGACGATCCCTGGATCATCGAGGGGCAGGGCAGCGCCGGGATCGAGGCGATGAGCCAGATCGTCGAGGCGAAGCTGCCCGATTTCGCCAATGTGCTGGTGCCGTGCGGCGGCGGCGGTCTCGCGGCCGGGCTCGCGCTGGCGCTGCCCGATGCCGAGATGATCGTGGTCGAGCCCGAGGGCTGGGACGACATGACGCGCAGCCTCGAGGCGGGCTGGATCGAGCCGGTGGGCGACAATCCGCCGCCGACCGCCTGCGACGCGCTGCAGACGACGCGCGTCTCGCCGCTGACCTTCGACGTGCTGTCCAGGCGCGGCGCCACCGGCCTGGCGGTGAGCGAGGCGGAGATCCGCGCTGCCCAGCGCTGGGCGGCGGCGAAGCTGCGCGTGGTGGTGGAGCCGGGCGGCGCGGTGGCGCTGGCGGCGCTGCTGGCGGGCAAGGTCGATGTGAAGCCGGGCTTGCTCGTGGTGCTTTCGGGGGGCAATGCCGATCCCGATGCCTATGCCCACATACTTTCCACGAAGGACTGA